One window of Verrucomicrobiia bacterium genomic DNA carries:
- a CDS encoding response regulator has product MQPGPILGKRILLADDQPGVREAVRMLLCVDEHLVTEARDGKEALDLFSPGRFDLVITDYSMPRMAGNELATRIKAIAPEQPIIMITAFSEELNGFGNPVDAILNKPFSFSDLREAIAELVR; this is encoded by the coding sequence ATGCAGCCAGGTCCAATTTTAGGGAAGCGCATCCTCCTTGCGGACGACCAACCGGGGGTACGCGAGGCCGTGAGGATGCTCTTGTGCGTCGATGAGCACCTGGTTACCGAGGCGAGAGACGGGAAGGAAGCGTTGGACTTGTTTTCGCCGGGGCGCTTTGATCTGGTGATTACCGATTACTCGATGCCCCGGATGGCCGGCAATGAGCTGGCCACAAGGATCAAGGCGATAGCGCCCGAGCAGCCCATCATCATGATCACGGCCTTTTCCGAAGAACTCAACGGTTTTGGCAATCCGGTGGATGCGATTCTCAACAAACCGTTCTCATTCTCGGACCTGCGCGAAGCAATAGCAGAGTTGGTGCGGTAA
- a CDS encoding zinc ribbon domain-containing protein, which translates to MPAETLNCPMCGAPASSDATHCEHCGARLATVACPSCFAMIFQGAKFCSHCGARVDRTEGEAAVSERCPRCRLELKAVTVGRAKLLECEKCEGFWVDAASLDQICADREQQAAVLGMPGSVQPIQSIAMDQAVRYLPCPVCHQLMNRINFAHYSNVVVEVCKAHGTWFDKDELRRIVEFIRGGGLEASRQREIEDLEQRKRELSATRAAGAWDGAMDPSNPRGLFGATRCDDMRLGISAVADLLRSIFR; encoded by the coding sequence ATGCCTGCTGAAACGCTGAATTGCCCAATGTGCGGTGCGCCAGCCTCAAGCGATGCAACCCATTGCGAACACTGCGGGGCGCGCCTGGCTACTGTCGCCTGCCCCTCCTGTTTTGCCATGATCTTTCAAGGGGCAAAATTCTGCTCCCATTGCGGGGCGCGGGTGGACCGGACGGAGGGGGAGGCAGCGGTCTCCGAGCGTTGCCCGCGTTGCCGGCTCGAGTTGAAAGCGGTGACGGTTGGCCGAGCCAAGCTGCTCGAATGCGAGAAATGCGAAGGGTTCTGGGTCGATGCGGCCTCATTAGACCAAATCTGCGCCGATCGCGAGCAGCAGGCGGCCGTGCTCGGCATGCCCGGCTCGGTTCAGCCCATCCAGTCCATTGCTATGGACCAGGCCGTGCGGTACCTCCCATGCCCAGTTTGCCACCAATTGATGAACCGGATCAACTTCGCGCATTACTCCAATGTGGTGGTGGAGGTATGCAAAGCCCACGGCACGTGGTTCGATAAAGATGAGTTGCGGCGCATTGTGGAATTCATTCGTGGCGGCGGGCTCGAAGCTTCGCGCCAGCGCGAGATCGAGGATTTGGAGCAGCGCAAGCGCGAGCTAAGCGCCACCCGGGCTGCCGGGGCCTGGGACGGTGCCATGGACCCTTCGAATCCCCGCGGCTTGTTCGGCGCCACGAGGTGCGACGACATGCGCCTGGGCATTTCTGCCGTGGCGGACCTGCTCCGGTCCATCTTCAGGTAG
- a CDS encoding ThuA domain-containing protein — translation MKQFNRREMLVRASLAAASFSLFPSALNAAASPKKRKVLFFSKSSGFEHSVIHRHGGELSFAEKLLQEWGPEQNVEFTFSKDGSLFNPQYLEQFDAYFFVTTGDLTKDGNDKNPPMSPEGKQAFLDAIHNGKGFIGSHCASDTFHSPNYEHADTRYKDDLPGQMDPYIAMLGGEFIIHGAQQKSRIIPIDMHFPGMEGFSEDFGPLEEWYSLKNFAPDLHVILVQDTHGMKGAMYQRPPYPETWARHHGRGRVFYTSMGHREDVWTNPVFKKLLLGGIQWATGNESARIRPNIRKAAPGASQNPSPA, via the coding sequence ATGAAACAATTCAATCGACGTGAAATGCTCGTCCGCGCCAGCTTGGCAGCGGCTTCCTTTAGTCTCTTCCCCTCTGCGCTCAATGCGGCAGCCAGCCCCAAGAAACGAAAGGTCCTCTTCTTCTCCAAATCCTCCGGGTTCGAACACAGCGTCATTCACCGGCACGGTGGCGAGTTGAGCTTCGCGGAAAAATTGCTGCAGGAATGGGGGCCGGAGCAAAACGTTGAATTCACATTCTCCAAGGACGGCAGTTTGTTCAATCCGCAGTACTTGGAGCAATTCGACGCCTATTTCTTTGTCACCACCGGAGATTTGACCAAGGATGGCAATGATAAGAACCCGCCGATGAGCCCCGAAGGCAAGCAAGCCTTTCTGGATGCTATTCACAATGGCAAAGGTTTTATCGGCTCCCACTGCGCTTCCGACACCTTCCATAGTCCGAACTATGAGCACGCCGACACCCGCTATAAGGACGACTTGCCCGGCCAGATGGACCCGTATATCGCCATGCTGGGGGGGGAGTTCATCATCCATGGCGCTCAGCAAAAGTCACGGATCATTCCTATCGACATGCATTTCCCCGGCATGGAGGGTTTTTCGGAGGACTTCGGCCCGCTCGAGGAGTGGTACTCACTGAAGAATTTCGCGCCTGACCTTCATGTCATCCTGGTCCAGGATACCCACGGGATGAAAGGGGCGATGTACCAACGGCCGCCTTATCCGGAGACCTGGGCGCGCCATCACGGGCGCGGGCGCGTCTTCTACACCAGCATGGGGCATCGTGAAGACGTCTGGACCAACCCCGTCTTCAAAAAGCTTCTCCTGGGCGGTATTCAGTGGGCTACGGGCAATGAGTCCGCGCGTATTCGGCCCAATATCCGCAAGGCCGCGCCTGGGGCGTCGCAGAATCCGTCACCCGCCTGA
- a CDS encoding glycosyltransferase, translating into MALASPLRSRVSVAGKFFRLDDQKFYVKGLTYGPFQPDPTGQLFASPEQTAKDFERIRLMGANVVRLYQPPPRWLLDLAIEHKLKLFVDIPWNSHLCFLDSASQREAACHAIRRAVFACARHPAIFAYSVANELSPDILRWSGARAVADFIDSLIQEGRRVDPDALFTFANFPPTEFLRPQGPDFLCFNLYLHQRPAFSGYLARLQMLAESKPLLLGELGVDSLREGEPRKAEMLSWQIEGTFRAGLAGAVVFSYTDDWWREGEHVEGWQMGLTTPQREPKESARRVERAFGAAPYFPLPRYPKVSVIVASYNAERTLQTCLESLERLNYPDYEVILVDDGSRDTTRQIAFLHPAVRYIEHEKNLGLSVARNSGLGIATGEIVAFTDADCRADEDWLYYLVGGLLDGGFEGIGGPNLMPPEDSSLAAAVLVSPGGPAHVMLTDRQAEHIPGCNMAFFKDAIDEVGGFDPIFHQAGDDVDLCWRLQQAGFKLGFSSGAFVWHYRRSTLREYLKQQHGYGEAEALLVRKHPGYFNWFGGSLWRGRIYATSNSGLLLRAPMVYRGLFGSAGFQSLYASQPALSLMLCTTLEYYLLVVVPLWILSAVLHHLLPLAITALLLPLGVCAAAGAQASLPKAKKRPWSRPLVALLFFLQPIARGWARYQGQLLVRPAPLAARQTLDSIALRDSHQPLNETDYWSPAPVHRLAFIAEVLGRLEQQGWPHKADIGWCDYDVEIYGGRWTSLQLVTVVEDHSRDYHLLRCRLRGRWSLPARAAFALLAGVELLALGFFGRGLTWLWLILLALPLLAWLFRRQQRSLQSLLIVFLDELAKQWKLAKPAPPASPPRPETIPAGPSPFAPETRQRDSGGFPAPQEKPPSPAQEDTRNGSGG; encoded by the coding sequence ATGGCGCTTGCCTCCCCCCTTCGATCGCGCGTGAGCGTGGCAGGCAAGTTCTTCCGGTTGGACGACCAGAAGTTCTACGTCAAAGGGTTGACCTATGGACCCTTCCAGCCCGACCCAACCGGCCAACTGTTCGCCTCACCGGAGCAAACCGCAAAGGATTTCGAGCGCATCCGGCTCATGGGCGCCAATGTGGTGCGCCTTTATCAGCCTCCACCCCGCTGGCTCCTCGATCTGGCCATCGAGCACAAACTGAAGCTGTTCGTCGATATCCCCTGGAATTCCCACTTGTGCTTTCTGGATTCAGCCAGCCAGCGCGAGGCCGCCTGCCATGCCATTCGCCGCGCCGTCTTCGCCTGCGCGCGGCACCCGGCCATCTTCGCATACAGCGTCGCCAACGAGCTTTCGCCCGATATCCTGCGCTGGAGCGGCGCCAGAGCCGTGGCCGATTTCATCGACAGTCTCATCCAGGAAGGACGCCGGGTCGATCCCGATGCCCTGTTTACCTTCGCTAATTTCCCGCCTACCGAGTTCCTGCGGCCCCAAGGCCCCGACTTCCTCTGTTTCAATCTCTACCTCCATCAGCGACCCGCCTTCAGCGGCTATCTGGCGCGGCTGCAAATGCTTGCCGAATCCAAGCCGCTGCTGCTAGGAGAACTTGGGGTGGACTCCCTGCGCGAAGGCGAGCCGCGCAAAGCCGAGATGCTCTCGTGGCAAATCGAAGGAACCTTTCGCGCCGGGCTCGCGGGGGCTGTCGTTTTCAGTTACACCGATGATTGGTGGCGCGAGGGCGAGCACGTCGAAGGCTGGCAGATGGGGCTGACAACGCCGCAACGCGAGCCCAAGGAATCTGCCCGGAGGGTCGAGCGCGCCTTTGGGGCCGCTCCTTATTTCCCCCTGCCCCGCTATCCCAAGGTCTCGGTAATCGTGGCCAGTTACAATGCCGAGCGCACTCTGCAAACGTGCCTCGAATCCCTTGAACGTCTCAATTATCCTGATTATGAGGTCATTCTTGTCGATGACGGCTCGCGCGATACTACCCGGCAGATTGCCTTCCTCCATCCGGCCGTCCGCTATATTGAGCACGAGAAGAATCTTGGGCTGTCGGTGGCGCGCAATTCGGGCCTGGGGATTGCCACCGGGGAAATCGTCGCATTCACCGACGCCGATTGCCGTGCGGATGAGGACTGGCTCTACTACCTGGTTGGTGGATTACTTGACGGCGGTTTTGAAGGCATCGGCGGACCTAACCTGATGCCGCCGGAAGACTCATCGCTGGCCGCTGCGGTCCTGGTCTCTCCAGGAGGCCCGGCTCACGTCATGCTGACGGACCGCCAGGCCGAGCACATCCCGGGCTGCAATATGGCCTTCTTTAAAGACGCCATTGATGAGGTGGGCGGCTTCGACCCCATTTTTCACCAGGCAGGCGACGACGTGGACCTGTGCTGGCGCCTGCAGCAAGCTGGTTTTAAGCTCGGGTTCAGTTCCGGCGCGTTTGTCTGGCATTACCGCCGCTCGACGTTGCGGGAATACCTGAAGCAACAGCACGGCTATGGGGAGGCAGAAGCGCTCCTGGTCCGCAAGCATCCCGGGTACTTCAATTGGTTTGGCGGCAGCCTGTGGCGTGGCCGGATTTACGCCACCTCAAACTCCGGCCTGCTCCTGCGCGCGCCGATGGTTTACCGCGGCCTGTTCGGAAGCGCTGGATTCCAATCCCTTTACGCCTCTCAACCGGCGCTCAGCCTGATGCTGTGCACCACGCTGGAGTATTACCTGCTGGTGGTTGTGCCGCTGTGGATTCTATCGGCCGTTCTTCATCATCTGCTCCCGCTAGCCATCACCGCGTTGCTCCTGCCGCTGGGTGTCTGCGCGGCGGCGGGGGCCCAGGCCTCGCTGCCCAAGGCAAAAAAACGGCCTTGGTCGCGGCCCCTGGTGGCGCTGCTGTTTTTCCTCCAGCCCATCGCGCGCGGCTGGGCTCGGTATCAGGGCCAGTTGCTGGTGCGGCCCGCTCCCCTGGCAGCCCGCCAGACCCTCGATTCGATTGCGTTACGCGACAGCCATCAGCCACTGAACGAAACGGATTACTGGAGCCCCGCGCCGGTCCATCGGCTTGCATTCATCGCTGAGGTCCTTGGGCGCCTCGAACAGCAAGGTTGGCCGCATAAAGCCGACATCGGCTGGTGTGATTACGATGTCGAGATTTATGGCGGGCGTTGGACCAGCCTCCAGCTCGTCACCGTTGTCGAAGACCACTCACGCGATTACCATCTGCTGCGCTGCCGGCTCCGAGGCCGCTGGTCGCTCCCCGCCCGTGCCGCCTTTGCCCTTCTGGCCGGCGTCGAGTTGCTCGCGCTCGGATTTTTCGGTCGGGGCCTGACTTGGCTGTGGCTCATCCTCCTGGCCCTTCCCCTGCTGGCATGGTTGTTCAGGCGCCAGCAGCGCAGCCTTCAAAGCCTCCTGATTGTGTTTCTGGACGAGTTGGCAAAGCAATGGAAGCTGGCTAAGCCCGCGCCCCCCGCATCCCCTCCGCGCCCCGAGACTATCCCAGCCGGTCCTTCCCCTTTTGCGCCCGAAACCAGGCAGCGCGATAGTGGTGGGTTCCCTGCTCCGCAAGAAAAGCCCCCATCGCCTGCACAAGAAGACACCCGAAATGGTTCAGGCGGGTGA